The following proteins are encoded in a genomic region of Chloroflexota bacterium:
- a CDS encoding sigma-70 family RNA polymerase sigma factor, which translates to MGAGPISSARTPDELDELIRRSVELDREAFGLVYEEFFPQIHRFIEYRIGGNRHIAEDLASHVFMLALRAIGKYQHRSVAGFRGWIFRIARNAIADHFRRSQDLAYDIESHARHLVDESDDYERIATSDILGRALDALTPEQAEVIALRFTQDLSHREIAAIVGKKENAVRALQFRAIATLRRRLQELDP; encoded by the coding sequence ATGGGGGCAGGACCAATTAGCTCGGCGCGGACACCCGACGAGCTGGATGAACTGATTCGACGCTCAGTTGAACTTGATCGCGAAGCGTTCGGTCTCGTTTATGAGGAATTTTTCCCGCAGATCCACCGGTTTATCGAGTACCGGATCGGCGGCAACCGGCACATCGCCGAAGACTTGGCCAGCCACGTCTTCATGCTGGCGTTGCGGGCGATTGGCAAATACCAACACCGCTCGGTGGCCGGGTTCAGGGGCTGGATATTCCGGATCGCGCGTAACGCCATCGCCGACCACTTCCGACGAAGCCAGGACCTGGCCTACGACATCGAGTCGCACGCCCGGCACCTCGTTGACGAAAGCGACGACTACGAACGCATCGCCACCTCGGACATTCTGGGTCGCGCCCTTGACGCCCTCACGCCCGAGCAGGCCGAGGTGATTGCGCTGCGGTTCACTCAAGACCTCTCGCACCGCGAAATTGCCGCGATAGTCGGAAAAAAGGAGAACGCGGTCCGGGCGCTGCAATTTAGGGCGATCGCGACGCTGCGACGCCGCCTTCAGGAGCTGGATCCGTGA